The Actinoplanes sp. N902-109 genomic interval GTTCAGGGACAGCGCCCGGATCCGGGGATGCTCGTCGGCGAGCCGGCCCACCCGCAGCAGCAGGTCGACCAGCGCAGCACGGTCGACCGGTTGAGACCCGCGATAGCCGTGCAGCAGGGGTGCCGCCCGCGGTTCGTCGACCAGGGCGGCGGCGGCGCGGTCGGTGAGCGGTGCGGCCCGCCAGGCCCGGTCGCCGAGCAGTTCGCTGGCCACCCCGCCCAGCCCGAAGCCCACGACCGGCCCGAACGCCGGATCCTCCACGACATCGACCGTGCAGGCCACGCCGGGCGCGACCATCGACTGCACGAGCACGTGCGGCCCGAACGCCGCGGCCAGTTCGGCGTAGGCGGCGCGCACGTCGTCCGCATCGGCCAGGGCCAGCCGGACGGCGCCCAGGTCGATGCGGTGGCGCAGCGAACCGCCCGCCGCCTTCAACGCGACCGGGTAACCCAGGGCGCCCGCCGCCGCTACCGCCTCGGTCGCGGAGGTCGCCGATGTCGATGGTTCGACGCGGATGCCGTACGCGGCCAGCAGCTCACTCGGCGGACCGTCGAGACCGGCCGCCCCCGGGTCCACATCGGGGAGAACGGGCAGCACGCCCGGCGGCCGGCGCAACCAGTCGGCGTAGGTGGCCACCCGGCCCAGCGCCCGCACCGCCTCCTCCACCGAGGGATAGGACGGCACGGTCGGCGGCAGCCGGCCGGCCAGGAACATCGCCACCGTGGGCTTCTCCCCCGCCAGCGCCACGCTGCTCAGCGCGGCGGCGAAGTCCCCGTCCTCGTCGGGCAGCTGACCCGGCAGCGGCGGCGCGAACACCGCCACCATCGCATCCACCCGCTTGTCGACCGCGGCGTCGGCCAGCGCGTCGGCGAAGTCGTGCGCCCCGGCCTGCGGGCTGATGTGGTGCGGGTAGCCCTCGGCGACGATGAGCCCGTTGGCCCGGCAGGCGGCCACGGCCAGCCCGGACAGCGCCGAGGAGTTGCCCACCACGGCGACCCGGCGGCCCCCCGGAAGCGGCTGGTGGGCCAGCAGCACCCCGACGTCGAACAGCTCGGCCACCGTGTCCACCCGGATGACGCCGGAGCGGGCGAACAACGCGGTCACCGCCCGGGTGTCGGGGCCGGGCAGATCGCCGGCCAGCCCGGGTGGGCGGGTCGCCGAGGCCACCGCGACGACCGGCTTGACCCGGCTCATCCGCCGGGCGATCCGGGCGAACTTGCGCGGGTTGCCGAACGTCTCCAGATAGAGCAGAACGGCGTCGGTGCCCGGGTCGTCCTGCCAGTACTGCAGCAGGTCGTTGCCGGAGACGTCGGCGCGGTTGCCGGCCGACACGAAACTCGACAGGCCCAGACCACGGCGTTCGGCCTCGGCCAGCAGTGCCACCCCGAGCGCGCCGGACTGGCTGAAGAACCCGACCCGTCCGGCGGCCGGGAGCCTCGGTGCCAGGGTGGCGTTGAGCCGTACCGAGGGATCGGTGTTGGCCACCCCCAGGCAGTTGGGGCCGACGATGCGCAGGCCCGCAGCGTGGGCCGCGTCGATCAGCGCACGCTGGGCGAGCGCGCCCGCCGGACCGGCCTCGGCGAAGCCGGCCGACACGACCACCAGGCTGCCCGCGCCGGCCGCGGCCGCGTCGGTGACGGCCGAGCCGACCCCTTCCGGCGGTACGGCAATGAGCGCCACGTCAACCGCAGCACCGGCGTCGACCGCCGAGCGGTAGGCGCGCAGCCCCGCCACCCGCTCGGCCCGCCGGTGCACGGGCACGACGGTGCCGGTGTAGCCGCCGTCGCGCAGATGTGCCAGCAGCGCGGCGCCGATGCCTTGACCGCTGGCGCTGGCGCCGTACACGGCGATGCCGCGCGGATGCAGCAAGCGGGCGATGGACCGGGCCTCGGTGCGCTGTTCGCGGTCCTCCTGCACCTCGCGGGACTTCTCGGTGGGCGCGATCGGGAAGCTGAGATGCACCACGCCGTCGGCGTACTTGCGCCGCACCTGATAGCCGAAGTCGCTGAACACCCGCAGCATCCCGTGGTTCTGCGGGAGCACCTCGGCCACGAACCGGCTGATGCCGTTGCGTTGCGCCGCATCGGCGAGGTGTTCCAGCAGCACCGAGCCGATGCCGCGGCCCTGATGCGCGTCCTCCACCACGAACGCGACCTCCGCCTCGGGCGACTCGGGGCCCAGCCGCTCGTAGCGTCCGACGGCCATGATGCGCGGGCCGGAGACGATGACGAACGCCTCGCGGTCGTGGTGGTCGACGTTGACGAAGCGTTCGAGGTCGCGCTCCGGGATGCGGGGGTAGGGCGAGAAGTAGCGCAGGTAGCGGGTGCGGTCGCTCATCCGGGAGTGGAACTCGACGATCGCGGCGGCGTCCCCGGGCCGGATCGGGCGCAGGTGCACGGCACTGCCGTCGGAGAGCAGGACGTCCGCTTCGTGCTCCATGGCGTCAGTCCCGCCTGTCGTGCGGGTCGAGGCCGAACAGTGGGAACACCGCCATCCGGCTCGCCAGGACGGCCTTGTCCACCGCGTCCGGGGTGGTGCCCGGCTGCCAGCGCTCGACCGGGGGCTCGGTGCCGTCGGTCAGCGACTCCGGGATCCAGGTGCCGGGCCGGCGCCGGGCGGCCAGCTCGCGCCACGCCTGCGGGGTTGCGGTCGCCGGGTCGAGCGGTTCGCCGGTGGCCACCGCCAGCAGGTGCGTCCAGGCCCGGGGCACGACTTCGACCAGCGCGTATCCCCCGCCGCCCAGAGCCACCCACCGGCCGTCGCAGAGCTCCTCGGCGAGCGCGCGCAGGGCGATGTACGCCGCCCGCTGCCCGTCGACCGACAACCGCAGATCGGCGAGCGGGTCGAGCCGGTGCGAGTCGGCACCGCACTGGGTGACCAGGATCTGCGGCCGGAACGCGCGCACCACCGACGGCACGACCGCGTGGAACGCCCGCAGCCAGCCCGCGTCGCCGGTGCGCGGTGGCAGCGCGATGTTCACCGCCGAGCCCTCGGCGCCGGACCCGCCGGTCTCGTCCGGGTAGCCGGTGCCGGGGAACAGCGTCAGCGGCGACTCGTGCAGGCTCACCGTGAGCACCCGCGGGTCGTGGTAGAACGCGGCCTGCACGCCGTCACCGTGATGCACGTCGATGTCGACGTAGGCGATGCGCTCGGCACCCTGGTCGAGCAGCCGTGCGATGGCCACTGCCGGGTCGTTGTAGACGCAGAAGCCGGAGGCTCGCGCGGCCATGGCGTGGTGCAGCCCGCCGGCGACGTTG includes:
- a CDS encoding bifunctional GNAT family N-acetyltransferase/acetate--CoA ligase family protein translates to MEHEADVLLSDGSAVHLRPIRPGDAAAIVEFHSRMSDRTRYLRYFSPYPRIPERDLERFVNVDHHDREAFVIVSGPRIMAVGRYERLGPESPEAEVAFVVEDAHQGRGIGSVLLEHLADAAQRNGISRFVAEVLPQNHGMLRVFSDFGYQVRRKYADGVVHLSFPIAPTEKSREVQEDREQRTEARSIARLLHPRGIAVYGASASGQGIGAALLAHLRDGGYTGTVVPVHRRAERVAGLRAYRSAVDAGAAVDVALIAVPPEGVGSAVTDAAAAGAGSLVVVSAGFAEAGPAGALAQRALIDAAHAAGLRIVGPNCLGVANTDPSVRLNATLAPRLPAAGRVGFFSQSGALGVALLAEAERRGLGLSSFVSAGNRADVSGNDLLQYWQDDPGTDAVLLYLETFGNPRKFARIARRMSRVKPVVAVASATRPPGLAGDLPGPDTRAVTALFARSGVIRVDTVAELFDVGVLLAHQPLPGGRRVAVVGNSSALSGLAVAACRANGLIVAEGYPHHISPQAGAHDFADALADAAVDKRVDAMVAVFAPPLPGQLPDEDGDFAAALSSVALAGEKPTVAMFLAGRLPPTVPSYPSVEEAVRALGRVATYADWLRRPPGVLPVLPDVDPGAAGLDGPPSELLAAYGIRVEPSTSATSATEAVAAAGALGYPVALKAAGGSLRHRIDLGAVRLALADADDVRAAYAELAAAFGPHVLVQSMVAPGVACTVDVVEDPAFGPVVGFGLGGVASELLGDRAWRAAPLTDRAAAALVDEPRAAPLLHGYRGSQPVDRAALVDLLLRVGRLADEHPRIRALSLNPVLARPDGYAVLHASVETGEAGVRPDTGPRRLRSA
- a CDS encoding acetoin utilization protein AcuC, translated to MADATTAVVWDEALLCYDMGDHPLNPVRVELTIALARQLGVLDRPGVRMIKPTPADDAALTRVHRPDYLDAVRHAPLDPFFRGWGLNTPDNPVFDDMHEASAWICGASIAAAEAVWSGATTRAVNVAGGLHHAMAARASGFCVYNDPAVAIARLLDQGAERIAYVDIDVHHGDGVQAAFYHDPRVLTVSLHESPLTLFPGTGYPDETGGSGAEGSAVNIALPPRTGDAGWLRAFHAVVPSVVRAFRPQILVTQCGADSHRLDPLADLRLSVDGQRAAYIALRALAEELCDGRWVALGGGGYALVEVVPRAWTHLLAVATGEPLDPATATPQAWRELAARRRPGTWIPESLTDGTEPPVERWQPGTTPDAVDKAVLASRMAVFPLFGLDPHDRRD